A DNA window from Citrobacter tructae contains the following coding sequences:
- the arcC gene encoding carbamate kinase: MENKPTLVVALGGNALLKRGESLEADIQRKNIELAAKTIAQLTQQWRVILVHGNGPQVGLLALQNSAYASVTPYPLDILGAESQGMIGYMLQQALKNQLPQREISVLLTQVEVDANDPAFNNPTKYIGPIYNDTQAKTLHAEKGWIFKADGKAFRRVVPSPQPKRIVESDAICTLIARDHLVICNGGGGVPVVEKADGYHGIEAVIDKDLSAALLASQIHADALLILTDADAVYLDWGKPTQRPLAQVTPERLGEMQFDAGSMGPKVTACAKFVSHCHGIAGIGSLADGAAILAGEKGTLIRLEAVNA, translated from the coding sequence ATGGAAAACAAACCTACCCTGGTTGTCGCTCTGGGCGGCAATGCTCTACTCAAACGCGGTGAATCACTGGAAGCTGACATCCAACGTAAGAATATTGAGCTGGCAGCAAAAACTATCGCCCAGCTCACGCAGCAGTGGCGCGTGATCCTCGTACACGGCAATGGTCCACAAGTTGGGCTGCTGGCGCTACAAAACAGTGCTTATGCCAGCGTCACGCCTTATCCGCTCGACATTCTCGGCGCGGAGAGTCAGGGAATGATCGGCTACATGCTACAGCAGGCGTTGAAAAACCAGCTGCCACAACGCGAGATTAGCGTCCTGCTGACCCAGGTTGAAGTCGATGCCAACGATCCGGCATTCAACAACCCAACTAAATATATCGGCCCAATTTACAACGACACTCAGGCTAAAACACTACACGCGGAAAAGGGCTGGATTTTCAAAGCCGACGGTAAAGCATTCCGTCGTGTTGTGCCCTCCCCGCAGCCCAAACGCATCGTTGAAAGTGATGCGATTTGCACACTAATTGCCCGCGATCATCTGGTGATTTGCAACGGTGGCGGCGGCGTACCGGTGGTGGAAAAAGCAGATGGCTACCACGGTATTGAAGCGGTCATCGACAAAGATCTCTCCGCCGCCCTGCTCGCCAGCCAAATCCACGCCGATGCGCTGCTGATCCTCACCGACGCTGATGCCGTGTACCTCGACTGGGGCAAACCTACTCAGCGCCCGCTGGCCCAGGTTACTCCGGAACGGCTCGGTGAAATGCAATTCGACGCCGGTTCAATGGGTCCCAAAGTCACCGCCTGTGCGAAGTTTGTCTCTCACTGCCACGGGATTGCTGGCATCGGCTCGTTGGCTGACGGCGCGGCCATTCTCGCGGGTGAGAAAGGCACATTGATTCGCCTGGAAGCCGTCAACGCATAA